One Schistocerca nitens isolate TAMUIC-IGC-003100 chromosome 1, iqSchNite1.1, whole genome shotgun sequence DNA segment encodes these proteins:
- the LOC126245054 gene encoding collagenase 3-like, with translation MKELSEIAFNTWKEHTDLIFEEDNSSYDIIISNKRRLHRKESSGQHYCPKPFDGKSGVLANANYPNSNNDVVEIHMDQDEDWYFEIDTNTPKEKINFYAVLVHEIGHTLGIPHSAENTSITYPLYNSSNIELSKDDILVVQSLYGKPVVGDDVDEDEEIDDEEKDLDPPELCKLNNKIKNFLIVDQVLYIYYEKWVWIMDLDNLDLRTKPQLISDWLTFLPKGFNNITAAYQRPSGDVILFIDNKLYIMEIPSFRLKFGYPTSLTSLSLRKNVILHSAVNTYSGKSFIFFDDVYYVEIDECKGISKKYGRITKEFSGIPPGIESSFRYTNGLLYFIKDKTFYEYSEFTNSVVRAGKFDLSLFGIDCSKSTSKMLDIISNLKESLNQLENFN, from the coding sequence ATGAAAGAATTGAGTGAAATTGCTTTTAATACTTGGAAAGAGCATACAGATCTaatttttgaagaagataattcaagttatgatattattatttcaaataaaagACGTTTGCACAGAAAAGAATCAAGTGGACAACACTATTGTCCAAAGCCATTTGATGGTAAATCGGGTGTACTAGCTAATGCAAATTACCCAAATTCTAATAATGATGTTGTAGAAATCCATATGGATCAAGATGAAGATTGGTACTTTGAGATTGATACAAATACTCCAAAAGAGAAGATAAACTTTTATGCAGTTTTAGTTCATGAAATTGGTCATACATTAGGAATTCCTCATTCAGCAGAAAATACCTCAATCACGTATCCATTATATAACAGTTCCAATATTGAATTAAGTAAAGATGATATTCTTGTAGTACAAAGCTTATATGGGAAACCAGTTGTAGGagatgatgttgatgaagatgaggaGATTGATGATGAAGAAAAAGATTTAGATCCTCCAGAATTAtgtaaactgaataataaaattaaaaactttctgATTGTCGATCAGGTCCTATATATTTACTatgagaaatgggtttggataatggATTTGGATAATTTAGATCTACGCACTAAACCACAACTTATAAGTGATTGGTTAACATTTCTTCCAAAAGGATTTAACAATATAACTGCTGCATATCAAAGACCATCTGgagatgttattttattcattGACAACAAACTGTATATAATGGAAATACCCTCTTTTAGGTTAAAATTTGGTTATCCAACATCTTTAACATCTCTTTCATTACGAAAAAATGTAATTCTACATTCAGCTGTGAACACATATTCTGGTAAAAGCtttatattttttgatgatgtttattatgtagaaattgatgaatgtaagggaATAAGTAAAAAATATGGACGTATTACAAAAGAATTTTCAGGAATACCTCCTGGTATAGAATCTAGTTTCAGATATACAAATGGATTATTATACTTTATTAAAGATAAAACATTCTATGAGTATAGTGAATTTACAAATTCTGTTGTTAGAGCAGGTAAATTTGATCTTTCATTATTTGGAATAGATTGTTCAAAATCTACTTCCAAGATGTTGGATATCATAAGCAATTTGAAAGAATCACTTAATCAATTAGAGAATTTCAACTAA